From a single Brassica oleracea var. oleracea cultivar TO1000 chromosome C5, BOL, whole genome shotgun sequence genomic region:
- the LOC106295725 gene encoding pentatricopeptide repeat-containing protein At1g10270-like: MSLRRLLRHRLYAATTAPIPITLIQQRFYNISFSPQTEDPKTNTDTRESFQPNDPSQFQIHPSPQIRNRTFSSAEEADAARRKQRRQSRIQPPLNALRRDPPPKRDPNAPRLPDSTSSLVGQRLNLHNRVQSLIRASDLDAASRLARNSVFSSTRPTVFTCNAIIAAMYRGKRYGDSISLFEYFFKRNHIVPNVVSYNQIINARCDEGHVEEALEVYRYILANAPFAPSSVTYRHLTKGLVQAGRIGDAASLLREMLSKGLAADSMVYSNLIRGFLDLGELDKANEFFDELKSKCTVYDGIVNATFMEYWFEKREDEEAMECYRSLLDKKFRMYPHTGNVLLEVFLKYGKKSEAWDLFNEMLDNHTPPNILSVNSETVSIMVNECFKMGKFEEAVETFKKVGSKPTSRPFVMDYVGYCNIVTRFCEHGMLPEAERLFAEGVSKSLPPDAPSHRAMIDAYLKAERIDDALKMLNRMVDVNLRVVADFGMRVFGELIKNGKLIESVEVLTKMGEKEPKPDSSIYDVVVRGLCDGGALDQAKDIIGQMVGYSVGVAPVLREFIIATFEKGERREEIEKTLNTVTRQIRNSVRSGNIAPRVPSVLGATSAAPQQPREKAPWTSQGPGSGGDNGQTTGGTYKANNGQNPSWSNTSSNQQQQPWSNQTAGRQTPSWSSQAPGYQQQQSWSQQPGWSSPSSHQQSWDSQTTGQQQQWGIQTGHYQQQWANQTPGQQQPWGNQNTGHHQQQWNNQTAGQQSAWTGQQQQPWSNQTASHQQSQWSNPTSGQVAANQAPWSNSGNGHFYQQQEPVSSSSHEWQDGEEKKVVELSN; encoded by the coding sequence ATGTCTCTCCGTCGCCTCCTACGCCACCGTCTCTACGCGGCCACCACAGCCCCTATTCCGATCACACTCATCCAGCAGCGCTTCTACAACATCTCATTTTCCCCACAAACTGAAGATCCGAAGACGAACACTGACACTCGAGAATCATTTCAACCCAACGATCCTTCTCAATTCCAGATTCATCCCTCTCCACAGATCCGGAATCGAACATTCTCATCAGCCGAGGAAGCAGACGCCGCGCGTCGCAAACAGAGACGCCAGAGCCGGATCCAGCCTCCTCTCAACGCTCTCCGGCGCGATCCCCCTCCGAAACGCGACCCCAACGCGCCGCGCCTCCCGGACTCGACCTCATCCCTCGTCGGGCAGCGGCTCAACCTCCACAACAGAGTCCAGTCCCTGATCAGAGCCTCCGATCTCGACGCCGCGTCGCGCCTCGCTCGCAATTCCGTGTTCTCCAGCACCCGGCCCACCGTGTTCACCTGCAACGCGATCATCGCCGCGATGTACAGAGGCAAGCGCTACGGCGACTCGATCTCTCTGTTTGAGTATTTCTTCAAGCGGAATCACATCGTCCCCAACGTGGTCTCGTACAATCAGATCATCAACGCTCGCTGCGACGAAGGACACGTGGAGGAAGCTCTCGAAGTGTACCGTTACATATTGGCTAACGCTCCTTTCGCTCCTTCGTCGGTTACGTATAGGCATTTGACGAAAGGTTTGGTTCAAGCTGGGAGGATCGGAGATGCCGCGAGTTTGTTGAGGGAGATGTTGAGTAAAGGCCTAGCTGCGGATTCGATGGTGTACAGTAATTTGATAAGAGGGTTCTTGGACCTTGGGGAGTTAGATAAGGCGAATGAGTTCTTTGATGAGTTGAAAAGTAAGTGTACTGTTTACGATGGGATTGTGAATGCCACTTTTATGGAGTATTGGTTTGAGAAACGTGAGGATGAGGAAGCTATGGAGTGTTACAGGTCTTTGTTGGATAAGAAGTTTAGAATGTATCCACATACTGGGAATGTGCTTTTGGAAGTTTTTCTCAAGTATGGTAAAAAGAGTGAAGCTTGGGATCTGTTTAATGAGATGTTGGATAATCACACTCCTCCTAATATTCTCTCTGTGAATTCGGAGACGGTTAGTATAATGGTCAATGAGTGTTTCAAGATGGGGAAGTTTGAGGAAGCGGTTGAGACGTTCAAGAAAGTTGGGAGCAAACCGACCTCTAGGCCGTTTGTGATGGATTATGTTGGTTATTGTAACATAGTAACGAGATTCTGTGAGCATGGGATGTTACCAGAGGCTGAAAGGTTATTTGCGGAAGGTGTAAGCAAATCCTTGCCTCCTGATGCTCCGAGTCACAGAGCGATGATTGATGCTTATCTCAAGGCGGAGAGGATCGATGATGCTCTCAAGATGTTGAACAGGATGGTTGATGTGAATTTAAGGGTGGTTGCTGATTTTGGTATGAGGGTCTTTGGCGAGCTGATTAAGAATGGTAAGCTCATTGAATCTGTGGAGGTTTTGACTAAGATGGGAGAGAAGGAACCGAAACCAGATTCTTCGATTTACGATGTGGTGGTTAGAGGTCTTTGTGATGGCGGTGCACTTGACCAAGCCAAGGATATAATTGGTCAGATGGTTGGATATAGTGTTGGTGTTGCTCCTGTACTGCGGGAGTTTATCATAGCGACTTTTGAGAAAGGAGAACGTCGTGAGGAGATTGAGAAAACCTTGAATACGGTTACCCGTCAGATTAGAAACTCTGTGCGTTCTGGTAACATTGCACCTCGTGTGCCCTCAGTGTTAGGGGCTACATCTGCAGCTCCTCAGCAACCTAGAGAGAAGGCCCCATGGACCAGCCAGGGACCAGGATCAGGTGGGGACAATGGTCAAACAACAGGAGGAACTTACAAGGCTAATAACGGCCAGAATCCTTCTTGGTCCAACACCTCGTCTAACCAGCAGCAGCAACCTTGGTCTAATCAGACGGCAGGGCGACAGACACCATCATGGTCGAGTCAGGCACCAGGATATCAACAGCAGCAATCTTGGTCTCAGCAACCGGGATGGTCAAGTCCTTCATCTCATCAGCAATCATGGGATAGTCAGACAACTGGCCAGCAGCAACAGTGGGGTATTCAGACTGGCCATTATCAGCAACAGTGGGCTAATCAGACGCCTGGCCAGCAGCAACCGTGGGGTAATCAAAACACTGGCCATCATCAGCAACAGTGGAATAATCAGACAGCTGGCCAGCAGTCAGCTTGGACAGGGCAGCAGCAGCAGCCATGGTCTAATCAGACAGCTAGCCATCAGCAGTCACAGTGGTCAAATCCCACGTCAGGACAAGTGGCAGCTAATCAAGCACCGTGGTCAAACTCTGGGAATGGTCATTTTTATCAACAACAGGAGCCAGTGTCATCTTCCTCCCATGAGTGGCAAGATGGTGAAGAAAAAAAGGTAGTTGAATTGAGCAACTAG
- the LOC106294754 gene encoding biotin carboxylase, chloroplastic — translation MDASMITNCKSTASLPSLFLGRSGGSLRSSQCNVMMGKTITFPSQKTQTLKVSRKNVNRRCGGGALGATCSGDKILVANRGEIAVRVIRTAHEMGIPCVAVYSTIDKDALHVKLADEAVCIGEAPSNQSYLVIPNVLSAAISRGCTMLHPGYGFLSENALFVEMCREHRINFIGPNPDSIRVMGDKSTARETMKNAGVPTVPGSDGLLKSTEEGVKLANEIGFPVMIKATAGGGGRGMRLANEPSEFVKLLQAAKSEAAAAFGNDGVYLEKYVQNPRHIEFQILADKFGNVVHFGERDCSIQRRNQKLLEEAPSPALTPELRKAMGDAAVAAAASIGYVGVGTVEFLLDERGSFYFMEMNTRIQVEHPVTEMIYSVDLIEEQIRVAMGEKLRYTQDEIVLRGHSIECRINAEDPFKGFRPGPGRITAYLPSGGPFVRMDSHVYPDYVVPPSYDSLLGKLIVWAPTRERAIERMKRALNDTIITGVPTTIEYHKLILEVEDFKNGKVDTAFIPKHEEELAEPHEIVLVKDLTNAAA, via the exons ATGGACGCCTCAATGATTACTAATTGCAAATCCACTGCCTCCCTTCCC TCTTTGTTCCTGGGGAGATCGGGAGGTAGTCTTAGAAGCTCCCAGTGTAATGTCATGATGGGGAAAACCATTACCTTCCCGAGCCAAAAGACTCAGACTTTGAAGGTTAGCCGGAAGAACGTGAATAGGAGGTGTGGTGGTGGTGCGCTTGGTGCTACCTGCAGTGGGGATAAGATTCTTGTGGCTAACAGAGGTGAAATTGCTGTCCGTGTGATCCGAACTGCTCATGAGATGGGGATTCCTTGTGTTGCTGTTTACTCAACCATCGACAAGGATGCATTGCATGTCAAATTGGCTGACGAGGCTGTTTGTATTGGTGAAGCTCCTAGCAACCAGTC GTATTTGGTGATACCGAATGTTCTGTCAGCTGCAATCAGCCGAGGATGCACAATGCTTCATCCTGGATATGGATTCCTTTCAGAGAACGCTCTTTTTGTTGAGATGTGCAGAGAGCACAGGATCAACTTTATTGGACCAAAT CCTGATAGCATCCGTGTCATGGGTGACAAATCAACTGCCAGGGAGACGATGAAGAATGCAGGTGTCCCAACTGTACCAGGGAGTGATGGACTATTAAAG AGCACAGAAGAAGGAGTCAAGCTCGCCAATGAGATTGGGTTCCCTGTGATGATCAAG GCAACAGCTGGTGGTGGTGGACGTGGAATGCGTCTTGCTAATGAACCGTCAGAGTTTGTGAAACTGCTGCAG GCAGCAAAGAGTGAGGCCGCGGCTGCTTTTGGAAATGATGGAGTTTATCTGGAGAAGTACGTCCAAAATCCCCGCCATATTGAGTTCCAG ATTCTTGCAGATAAATTTGGAAATGTTGTGCACTTCGGCGAGCGTGACTGCAGCATCCAG AGACGGAACCAAAAGTTGCTGGAAGAAGCACCTTCTCCTGCACTGACCCCTGAGTTGCGAAAAGCCATGGGTGATGCAGCTGTTGCAGCAGCAGCGTCGATTGGCTACGTTGGTGTTGGTACCGTGGAGTTCCTTTTGGATGAGAGAGGTTCCTTCTATTTCATGGAGATGAACACTAGAATCCAG GTGGAGCATCCTGTGACAGAGATGATTTACTCTGTTGATTTGATTGAAGAACAGATTCGTGTTGCAATGGGAGAGAAACTGCGTTATACACAG GATGAGATTGTGCTTAGAGGACACTCCATTGAATGCCGTATCAATGCAGAGGACCCATTCAAAGGATTCAGACCTGGACCTG GAAGAATAACAGCATATCTGCCATCTGGAGGTCCGTTTGTTAGAATGGATAGTCATGTGTATCCCGACTATGTTGTTCCTCCAAGCTATGACTCTCTTCTTGGAAAG CTTATTGTATGGGCTCCAACGAGGGAAAGGGCAATTGAGCGGATGAAACGTGCACTTAATGACACTATTATTACAG GGGTTCCCACCACCATTGAGTACCACAAACTTATCCTTGAAGTTGAG GATTTCAAGAACGGAAAAGTTGACACTGCTTTCATCCCCAAGCATGAGGAGGAATTAGCAGAG CCTCATGAAATTGTGCTAGTGAAAGATTTGACAAACGCAGCTGCTTAG
- the LOC106293600 gene encoding uncharacterized protein LOC106293600, with protein MLSPFSSPKRSRKESKNPYSNRGLDKFSALLSELDEKRQSIYANRLDSDGPPLVRFVFKSSGECVPVMIKTKKVTKKKVDGQEDDLKIKTESKTKEAKEIKETESETTEKKQRCVLNENLEKISRPNRFLPVTVMLVLVFLVFFGRTVSIMCTCIVWYLVPMIKEQSRKKGSTYKTKKKKKKMNERMAHDQNVLKEKLPHLSAAPGF; from the exons ATGTTGAGTCCCTTTTCTTCACCGAAGAGATCGAGGAAAGAAAGCAAGAACCCTTATTCAAATCGTGGTCTTGACAAGTTCTCTGCACTTCTATCTGAGCTCGACGAGAAGAGACAGAGCATTTACGCTAATAGGCTAGACTCCGATGGGCCTCCTCTTGTTCGGTTTGTGTTCAAAAGCTCCGGAGAGTGCGTTCCTGTGATGATCAAGACAAAGAAGGTAACCAAGAAGAAGGTTGATGGTCAAGAAGATGATCTCAAGATCAAGACCGAGTCAAAAACAAAGGAGGCAAAGGAAATAAAGGAGACAGAGTCAGAAACAACGGAGAAGAAACAGAGATGTGTATTGAACGAGAATCTGGAGAAGATTTCAAGACCGAACCGTTTTTTACCCGTGACAGTGATGTTGGTTCTAGTCTTCTTGGTGTTTTTTGGACGAACAGTTTCGATCATGTGCACTTGTATCGTTTGGTACTTGGTTCCAATGATCAAAGAACAAAGCAGAAAGAAAGGATCAACATACAAGACCAAAAAGAAGAAGAAGAAAATGAACGAGAGGATGGCGCATGACCAAAATGTTCTCAAGGAGAAGCTTCCGCACCTTTCTGCTGCTCCTG GTTTCTGA
- the LOC106292577 gene encoding LIM domain-containing protein WLIM1 produces MAFAGTTQKCMACDKTVYLVDKLTADNRVYHKACFRCHHCKGTLKLSNYNSFEGVLYCRPHFDQNFKRTGSLEKSFEGTPKIGKPDRPLEGERPAGTKVSNMFGGTREKCVGCDKTVYPIEKVSVNGTLYHRSCFKCTHGGCTISPSNYIAHEGKLYCKHHHIQLIKEKGNLSQLEGGDNAAKDKVDAA; encoded by the exons ATGGCGTTCGCAGGAACAACTCAGAAATGCATGGCCTGTGACAAAACCGTGTACCTCGTCGACAAGTTAACCGCTGATAACCGGGTCTACCACAAAGCTTGTTTCCGTTGTCACCATTGCAAAGGAACTCTCAAG CTTAGCAATTACAACTCTTTTGAAGGAGTTCTCTATTGCAGACCACATTTCGATCAAAACTTCAAGAGAACTGGAAGTCTTGAGAAAAGCTTTGAAG GGACACCAAAGATTGGAAAACCAGACAGGCCTTTGGAGGGAGAG AGACCTGCTGGGACCAAAGTGTCCAACATGTTTGGTGGAACTCGAGAAAAATGTGTTGGCTGTGACAAAACTGTCTATCCAATTGAGAAG GTGTCGGTGAATGGAACATTGTACCACAGGAGCTGTTTCAAGTGCACACATGGAGGCTGCACGATAAGTCCTTCGAACTACATAGCTCACGAGGGGAAGCTTTATTGCAAGCATCATCATATTCAGCTTATCAAGGAGAAAGGAAACTTGAGCCAGCTCGAAGGAGGAGATAATGCCGCTAAGGACAAAGTCGATGCTGCTTAA
- the LOC106343300 gene encoding mitogen-activated protein kinase 1, with the protein MATPVDPPNGVRNQGKHYFTMWQNLFEINTKYMPIKPIGRGAYGVVCSSVNTDNNEKVAIKKIHNVYENRIDALRTLRELKLLRHLRHENVIALKDVMMPIHKRSFKDVYLVYELMDTDLHQIIKSSQVLSNDHCQYFLFQLLRGLKYIHSANILHRDLKPGNLLINANCDLKICDFGLARTSNTKGQLMTEYVVTRWYRAPELLLCCDNYGTSIDVWSVGCIFAELLGRKPIFQGTECLNQLKLIVNILGSQRDEDLEFIDNPKAKRYIRSLPYSPGMSLSRLYPGAHVLAIDLLQKMLVFDPSKRISVTEALQHPYMAPLYDPNANPPAQVPIDLDVDEELGEEMIREMMWNEMLHYHPQASPSELL; encoded by the exons ATGGCGACACCAGTTGATCCTCCTAATGGTGTTAGGAACCAAGGGAAGCATTACTTCACCATGTGGCAAAACCTATTCGAGATCAACACCAAGTACATGCCAATCAAACCCATTGGCCGTGGTGCATACGGTGTCGTCTGCTCTTCGGTTAACACTGATAACAACGAGAAAGTTGCTATCAAGAAGATTCACAATGTCTATGAGAATAGGATCGATGCATTGAGGACTCTACGTGAGCTCAAGCTTCTACGCCATCTTAGACATGAAAATGTCATTGCTTTGAAAGATGTCATGATGCCTATTCATAAGAGGAGCTTCAAGGATGTGTATCTTGTTTATGAGCTCATGGATACTGATCTCCACCAGATTATCAAGTCTTCTCAAGTTCTTAGTAATGATCACTGCCAATACTTCTTGTTCCAG TTGCTTCGAGGGCTCAAGTATATACACTCAGCCAACATACTCCACCGAGATTTGAAACCAGGTAACCTCCTTATCAACGCGAACTGCGATCTGAAGATATGTGACTTCGGCCTTGCGAGAACGAGCAACACCAAGGGACAGCTCATGACTGAATATGTAGTGACTCGTTGGTACAGAGCTCCTGAGCTTCTCCTCTGCTGCGACAACTACGGAACATCCATTGATGTTTGGTCCGTTGGTTGCATTTTCGCCGAGCTTCTCGGTAGAAAACCGATTTTCCAAGGAACTGAATGCTTAAACCAGCTTAAACTCATTGTCAACATTCTTGGTAGCCAAAGAGACGAAGATCTTGAGTTCATAGATAACCCCAAAGCCAAACGTTACATCAGATCGCTTCCTTATTCACCTGGGATGTCTTTATCTAGGCTTTACCCGGGAGCTCATGTTTTGGCCATCGACCTTCTTCAGAAAATGCTTGTTTTTGATCCGTCCAAGAGGATTAGTGTTACTGAAGCGCTTCAGCATCCTTACATGGCGCCTCTGTATGATCCGAATGCAAACCCTCCGGCTCAAGTCCCTATTGATCTCGATGTTGATGAGGAGTTGGGAGAGGAGATGATAAGAGAGATGATGTGGAATGAGATGCTTCATTACCATCCTCAAGCTTCACCATCTGAGCTGCTCTGA
- the LOC106294753 gene encoding protein FAR1-RELATED SEQUENCE 11 → MSDDAGQMLLIYDDPSDHRSLSLDDASSTEESPDGTGLSLEAVNDVIPYIGQRFLTHDAAYDFYSTFAKRCGFSIRRHRTEGKDGVGKGLTRRYFVCHRAGNTPVKTLSEGKPQRNRRSSRCGCQAYLRISKITELGSVEWRVTGFANHHNHDLLEPSQVRFLPAYRSISDADKSRILMFSKTGITVQQMMRLMELEKCVEPGFLPFTEKDVRNLLQSFKKLDPEDENIDFLRMCQSIKEQDPNFKFEFTLDANDKLENIAWSYASSIQAYEIFGDAVVFDTTHRLSAVEMPLGIWVGVNNYGVPCFFGCVLLRDENVRSWSWALQAFTGFMSGKAPQTILTDHNMCLKEAIDGEMPATKHALCIWMVVGKFPSWFNAALGERYNDWKAEFYRLYHLESIEEFELGWRDMVNSFGLHTNRHINNLYASRSLWSLPYLRSHFLAGMTLSGRSKAINAFIQRFLSAQTRLAHFVEQVAVAVDFKDQATEQQTMQQNLQNISLKTGAPMESHAASVLTPFAFSKLQEQLVLAAHYASFQMEDGYLVRHHTKLDGGRKVYWVPQEGIISCSCQLFEFSGFLCRHALRVLSTGNCFQLPDRYLPLRWRRISTSFSKTFRSNADDHGERVQFLQNLVSTLVSESSKSKERLEIATEQTSILLSRIREQPISSLSLRDISSVQRNF, encoded by the exons ATGTCGGATGATGCTGGACAGATGTTGCTCATCTACGATGATCCCTCAGACCATCGATCTCTCTCTTTGGACGATGCTAGTAGCACTGAGGAATCACCAGACGGGACCGGACTCTCTTTAGAAGCAGTTAACGATGTCATCCCATACATAGGACAAAGATTCCTCACGCACGACGCAGCTTACGATTTCTACAGCACCTTTGCAAAGCGCTGCGGGTTCTCAATACGTCGTCACAGGACGGAAGGGAAAGACGGAGTTGGGAAAGGACTCACCAGGCGCTACTTTGTTTGCCATCGCGCTGGTAACACACCTGTCAAGACGTTAAGCGAAGGAAAGCCACAGAGGAACAGAAGATCTTCTCGGTGCGGATGTCAAGCGTACTTAAGGATTAGTAAAATCACGGAGTTAGGTTCGGTGGAGTGGCGTGTCACAGGCTTTGCTAATCACCACAATCACGACCTGTTAGAGCCGAGTCAAGTTCGTTTCCTTCCTGCGTACAGGTCCATATCGGACGCAGATAAAAGCCGGATTCTGATGTTTTCCAAGACGGGGATAACGGTTCAGCAGATGATGAGGCTCATGGAGCTTGAGAAGTGCGTCGAGCCTGGCTTTTTGCCCTTCACTGAGAAGGACGTCAGGAACTTGCTTCAGTCGTTCAAGAAGCTTGATCCTGAGGATGAGAACATCGATTTCCTGAGGATGTGTCAAAGCATAAAGGAGCAGGACCCTAACTTTAAGTTCGAGTTTACATTGGATGCAAACGATAAGTTGGAGAATATTGCGTGGTCATATGCTTCTTCCATTCAGGCGTACGAGATCTTTGGAGATGCTGTGGTTTTCGATACAACGCATCGGTTAAGTGCAGTTGAGATGCCACTTGGGATATGGGTTGGAGTTAATAACTACGGTGTGCCTTGCTTCTTCGGCTGTGTGCTTCTGAGGGATGAGAATGTGAGATCCTGGTCATGGGCACTACAG GCTTTCACAGGGTTCATGAGTGGGAAGGCGCCTCAAACAATACTAACAGACCATAATATGTGTCTCAAAGAAGCCATAGATGGGGAAATGCCAGCGACTAAGCACGCGCTCTGCATATGGATGGTTGTTGGAAAGTTTCCGTCCTGGTTCAATGCTGCTCTTGGGGAGCGTTACAACGACTGGAAAGCCGAGTTCTATCGCCTCTACCATCTGGAATCCATAGAGGAGTTCGAGTTGGGTTGGAGAGACATGGTGAACTCTTTTGGACTGCACACGAACAGGCACATTAATAACTTGTACGCCTCACGTTCCTTGTGGTCTTTACCGTACCTGAGAAGCCATTTTTTAGCAGGAATGACTTTGAGTGGCCGGTCCAAAGCCATTAACGCCTTTATCCAAAGGTTTTTGAGCGCACAGACCCGGTTGGCTCACTTTGTCGAACAA GTAGCTGTTGCGGTGGATTTCAAAGACCAGGCCACAGAACAGCAAACAATGCAGCAGAATCTTCAAAACATCAGCCTAAAAACCGGAGCTCCCATGGAATCTCACGCAGCCTCGGTCCTCACTCCTTTCGCCTTCTCCAAGCTCCAAGAGCAGCTTGTGCTTGCAGCTCACTACGCTTCGTTCCAGATGGAGGACGGGTATCTCGTGAGGCACCACACAAAGCTCGATGGAGGAAGAAAAGTGTATTGGGTTCCACAAGAAGGCATCATAAGCTGCAGCTGCCAATTGTTTGAGTTCTCCGGGTTTCTCTGCAGGCACGCGCTCCGTGTTCTCTCGACCGGAAACTGTTTCCAGCTCCCGGACAGGTATCTTCCTCTGAGGTGGCGCAGGATCAGCACGTCTTTTAGCAAGACGTTTAGAAGTAACGCGGATGATCATGGTGAAAGGGTCCAGTTTCTGCAGAATCTGGTCTCGACACTTGTCTCTGAATCGTCTAAATCGAAAGAGAGGCTAGAGATTGCAACCGAGCAAACTTCCATCCTCTTGTCCCGCATCAGAGAGCAGCCTATCTCCTCACTTTCTCTAAGAGACATCTCTTCTGTTCAGAGAAATTTTTGA
- the LOC106295726 gene encoding uncharacterized protein LOC106295726: protein MARGRAGEKEEGEKHIGLLKLAQTLSFLLIFMAGIIIGLAASSHIDRYFNSLPTTAFSSSSSAALQTVPDYSNCTVVHRDCAGGDDENHDDDAAKRKDRDCWSVEGFVRPENLSHGMSDDELFWRASMVPVKEGYPYERAPKVAFMFLTRGPLPMLPLWEKFFRGNEKYLSVYVHTPPGYDMNVSSGSAFYDRQIPSQKVEWGSPLLTDAEKRLLANALLDFSNERFILLSESCVPVYNFSTVYSYLINSAYSFVDSYDEPTRYGRGRYSRKMLPDIKLHHWRKGSQWFEVNRKIAIYIISDSKYYSLFKQFCRPACYPDEHYIPTFLNMFHGSVNANRSVTWVDWSIGGPHPATYGADNITEGFLQSIRKNETDCLYNQEPTSLCFLFARKFAPSALAPLMTLSSTVMGF from the exons ATGGCGAGAGGAAGAGCGGGTGAGAAAGAGGAAGGCGAAAAGCACATAGGGTTACTAAAACTGGCTCAAACGCTGTCGTTTCTGCTCATATTCATGGCCGGGATCATCATCGGCCTCGCCGCTAGCTCCCACATCGATCGCTACTTCAACTCCCTGCCCACGACGGCGTTCTCCTCCTCCTCCTCCGCAGCCCTGCAAACGGTTCCCGATTACTCCAACTGCACGGTCGTCCACCGGGACTGCGCAGGCGGCGACGACGAGAATCACGACGACGACGCGGCGAAACGGAAGGATCGGGACTGCTGGAGCGTCGAGGGGTTTGTGCGGCCGGAGAATCTGAGCCACGGGATGAGTGACGACGAGCTGTTCTGGAGAGCGTCGATGGTTCCGGTGAAGGAAGGGTATCCGTACGAGAGGGCTCCGAAGGTGGCGTTTATGTTTCTGACGAGAGGGCCTTTGCCTATGCTTCCGCTCTGGGAGAAGTTTTTTAGAGGGAATGAGAAGTATTTGTCGGTTTATGTTCATACGCCTCCCGGTTACGACATGAATGTCTCGAGTGGTTCGGCGTTTTACGACCGGCAGATCCCGAGCCAG AAAGTTGAATGGGGATCTCCACTACTAACAGATGCAGAGAAGCGTCTTCTAGCCAACGCATTGCTCGACTTCTCAAACGAGCGTTTCATTCTTCTCTCAGAAAGCTGCGTCCCCGTCTACAACTTCTCAACTGTCTACTCTTACCTAATAAACTCTGCTTACAGCTTTGTGGACTCTTACGACGAGCCCACACGTTACGGCCGTGGGCGTTACAGCCGCAAGATGCTCCCAGACATCAAACTACATCACTGGCGTAAAGGGTCTCAGTGGTTTGAAGTAAACCGCAAAATCGCCATATACATCATCTCCGACTCGAAATACTACTCCTTGTTCAAACAGTTCTGCAGACCGGCTTGTTACCCTGACGAGCATTACATCCCAACGTTCTTGAACATGTTTCACGGTTCGGTGAACGCGAATAGAAGCGTGACGTGGGTGGATTGGTCCATAGGTGGTCCGCATCCAGCTACGTATGGGGCGGATAATATCACGGAAGGGTTTCTACAATCAATAAGGAAGAACGAGACTGATTGTCTTTATAATCAAGAGCCAACTTCTTTGTGCTTCCTTTTTGCTAGGAAGTTTGCTCCTAGTGCCTTAGCTCCTCTTATGACCTTGAGCTCTACAGTGATGGGGTTTTGA